A region from the Janthinobacterium agaricidamnosum genome encodes:
- a CDS encoding carbohydrate ABC transporter permease — translation MGKLTLTRGVGAVTTTAITTVIILVALFPILWAVLNSFKELMDIVTPVPRFFFSPTLANYQQVLASPEVLTGLGNSVAIVGVAVLLGAVLGVPAAYAIARYPIPAKKDIQFFLLSLRFLPPVAVAIPLISIWIDLGLYDSRLSMVVTYLLVTLSTIIWLSIPAFARIPKEIEEAAALDGYGPYQVFWHVALPVASKTLMGGIVFSFVLVWNELMIALALTSSKSMTLPVVASAFTSMGQEVPWGVVNASTVLLALPPLLFVGILGRLLNSMLKHK, via the coding sequence ATGGGAAAACTGACTTTGACGCGCGGCGTTGGCGCCGTCACCACCACCGCCATCACCACCGTGATTATCCTGGTGGCGCTGTTTCCCATCCTGTGGGCCGTGCTCAATTCCTTCAAGGAGCTGATGGACATCGTCACGCCCGTGCCGCGCTTTTTCTTCAGCCCGACCCTGGCCAACTACCAGCAGGTGCTGGCCAGCCCCGAGGTACTCACGGGACTGGGCAACAGCGTGGCCATCGTCGGCGTGGCCGTGCTGTTGGGCGCCGTGCTCGGTGTGCCGGCCGCGTATGCGATCGCCCGCTATCCGATTCCGGCGAAGAAGGATATCCAGTTCTTCCTGCTGTCCCTGCGCTTTTTGCCGCCCGTGGCCGTCGCCATCCCGCTGATCTCGATCTGGATCGACCTGGGGCTGTACGACTCGCGCCTGTCGATGGTGGTGACGTATCTGCTGGTGACCCTGTCGACCATCATCTGGCTGTCGATTCCCGCCTTTGCCCGCATTCCGAAGGAGATCGAGGAAGCGGCCGCGCTCGACGGCTACGGTCCTTACCAGGTGTTCTGGCACGTGGCCCTGCCGGTGGCCTCGAAGACCCTGATGGGCGGCATCGTCTTCAGCTTCGTGCTGGTCTGGAATGAACTGATGATCGCGCTGGCGCTCACCTCGTCGAAAAGCATGACCCTGCCCGTGGTGGCGTCGGCGTTTACCTCGATGGGCCAGGAAGTGCCGTGGGGCGTGGTGAACGCTTCCACCGTGCTGCTGGCGCTGCCGCCGCTGCTGTTCGTCGGCATCCTGGGACGGCTGCTCAACTCCATGCTC
- a CDS encoding carbohydrate ABC transporter permease, with protein sequence MPHTIRKKRHTWLPAVFLTLPLLVLLVLGLVPSIAAINLALQNRVLRYSDSDYVGFANFIRLFGDRRFLNAVQVSAIWEVVTVAGSLLVGVLLAVFLFEKVKGRTRDLLALLLIVPVLLPRVSAAFIWKFMYSPLMGILNWLLECVGMGGTALLSDPATALYAVALVDIWQWGLFFGAVILKLLETLPAEPLEAARLDYASTLQVYAYIALPMLKVPIMSLVFIKMVESLRSFDLIYVMTKGGPGISTETLDMYAYAQGIGLMGKVSYASSMAVLMMLATTVIFTLLWKRVAKWEN encoded by the coding sequence ATGCCGCATACCATCCGCAAGAAACGCCACACCTGGCTGCCGGCCGTGTTCCTGACGCTGCCGCTGCTGGTCCTGCTGGTACTGGGCCTGGTGCCCAGCATCGCCGCCATCAACCTGGCCCTGCAAAACCGCGTGCTGCGCTACAGCGACAGCGACTACGTCGGCTTCGCCAATTTCATCCGCCTGTTCGGCGACCGCCGCTTCCTCAATGCCGTGCAGGTATCGGCCATCTGGGAAGTGGTCACCGTGGCCGGCTCGCTGCTCGTCGGCGTGCTGCTGGCCGTGTTCCTGTTCGAGAAAGTCAAGGGACGCACGCGCGATCTTCTCGCGCTGCTGCTGATCGTGCCCGTGCTGCTGCCGCGCGTGTCGGCCGCCTTCATCTGGAAGTTCATGTATTCGCCGCTGATGGGCATCCTCAACTGGCTGCTCGAATGCGTGGGCATGGGCGGCACGGCCTTGCTGTCCGACCCTGCCACGGCCTTGTATGCGGTGGCGCTGGTCGATATCTGGCAGTGGGGCCTGTTTTTTGGCGCCGTCATCCTGAAGCTGCTGGAAACCCTGCCCGCCGAACCGCTGGAAGCGGCGCGCCTCGATTACGCCAGCACGCTCCAGGTGTATGCCTACATCGCGCTGCCGATGCTGAAGGTGCCGATCATGAGCCTCGTGTTCATCAAGATGGTCGAGTCGCTGCGCTCGTTCGACCTGATCTACGTGATGACCAAGGGCGGCCCCGGCATCTCCACCGAAACGCTGGACATGTACGCTTACGCGCAAGGCATCGGCCTGATGGGCAAGGTGTCGTACGCGTCCAGCATGGCCGTGCTGATGATGCTGGCCACGACTGTCATCTTCACTCTACTCTGGAAGCGGGTCGCCAAATGGGAAAACTGA
- a CDS encoding ABC transporter substrate-binding protein, whose amino-acid sequence MSAACASMPAASAQSCSVPVLKVLAQKSLGLTVMEKTLAEYEKKNGTKVQISYFGENDRRSKARLDASTKAGSYQIYYIDEANVAEFATAGWVVPLLKYLPKDADYDDFLPGRRAVASYKGVAYFAPLIGGSDFLFYRRDLLEKAGIAVPKTLDELVAAVKKLNNPPNVYGWAARGQRGSGMNVWRWAPFMLAAGGKWENNGVPAFNSPQAVKATTLYRELFKYSPPGGATYDWSNALEAFRSGKVAFMIESTPFADWMEDPKKSSVVDKVGYARPPSPLPSAAYGHGLAISATGAKDECTRQAAGKFIAWATGKEQEQARLKDNVFSDYNRSSTIASEYFRKHVKPQIQAGLTDTTPVSRVTIWPSPEWPDIGDNLGVVLEEVFTGTRGDVQSALDEANEYAAEVMQRASKRK is encoded by the coding sequence ATGTCCGCCGCCTGTGCATCGATGCCGGCGGCATCTGCGCAAAGCTGCTCGGTGCCCGTCCTCAAGGTGCTGGCGCAAAAAAGCCTGGGCCTGACTGTGATGGAAAAGACCCTGGCCGAGTATGAAAAGAAAAACGGCACCAAGGTGCAGATCAGCTATTTCGGCGAAAACGATCGCCGCTCCAAGGCTAGGCTCGACGCTTCCACCAAGGCCGGCTCCTACCAGATCTATTACATCGACGAAGCCAACGTGGCCGAATTCGCCACGGCCGGCTGGGTCGTTCCCCTGCTCAAATACCTGCCCAAGGACGCCGACTACGACGACTTCCTGCCGGGCCGCCGCGCCGTCGCCTCGTACAAGGGCGTGGCGTATTTCGCGCCCCTGATCGGCGGCAGCGACTTCCTGTTCTACCGCCGCGACCTGCTGGAAAAGGCCGGCATCGCCGTCCCGAAGACGCTCGACGAACTGGTCGCCGCCGTGAAAAAACTCAACAACCCGCCGAACGTGTACGGCTGGGCGGCGCGCGGCCAGCGCGGCTCGGGCATGAATGTGTGGCGCTGGGCGCCGTTCATGCTGGCCGCCGGCGGCAAGTGGGAAAACAATGGCGTGCCGGCCTTCAATTCGCCGCAGGCCGTGAAGGCCACCACCCTGTACCGCGAACTGTTCAAGTATTCGCCGCCGGGCGGCGCCACCTACGACTGGAGCAACGCGCTCGAAGCATTCAGGTCGGGCAAGGTGGCGTTCATGATCGAATCGACGCCGTTCGCCGACTGGATGGAAGACCCGAAGAAATCCTCGGTGGTCGACAAGGTGGGCTATGCGCGCCCGCCATCGCCGCTGCCATCGGCCGCGTATGGCCACGGCCTGGCCATCTCCGCCACGGGCGCGAAGGATGAATGCACGCGCCAGGCGGCCGGCAAGTTCATCGCCTGGGCCACGGGCAAGGAGCAGGAACAGGCGCGCCTGAAGGACAACGTCTTCAGCGACTACAACCGCAGCAGCACCATCGCCAGCGAGTACTTCCGCAAGCACGTCAAGCCGCAGATCCAGGCCGGCCTGACGGACACCACGCCCGTCTCGCGCGTCACCATCTGGCCCAGCCCCGAGTGGCCGGACATTGGCGACAACCTGGGCGTCGTGCTGGAAGAGGTGTTTACGGGCACGCGCGGCGACGTGCAGAGCGCGCTCGATGAGGCCAACGAGTACGCGGCGGAGGTAATGCAACGGGCCAGCAAGCGTAAATAA
- a CDS encoding GNAT family N-acetyltransferase, with amino-acid sequence MTEPIIVIETPRLRLRTATLDDAAFYMELVNDPSWIANIGQRNIDTLEASRAALESGPMAQFREHGYSLYIVERRSDGAPVGMAGLVRRDSLPGPDIGYAMRPAYWGQGYAWEATAAIVRQAQHVLRLPTLYGITSLQNQASINLLNKLGLRFERFTRRQPDGKDTNVYRRDFRLD; translated from the coding sequence ATGACAGAGCCGATTATCGTCATCGAGACGCCCCGTCTGCGCCTGCGCACCGCCACCCTGGACGATGCGGCCTTCTACATGGAGCTGGTCAACGACCCGTCGTGGATCGCCAACATCGGCCAGCGCAACATCGACACGCTGGAAGCGTCCCGCGCCGCGCTGGAGTCGGGACCGATGGCGCAGTTCCGCGAGCATGGCTATTCGCTGTACATCGTCGAGCGCCGCAGCGATGGCGCGCCCGTGGGCATGGCCGGTCTGGTGCGCCGCGACAGCCTGCCCGGCCCCGATATCGGCTACGCCATGCGTCCCGCCTACTGGGGCCAGGGCTATGCCTGGGAGGCGACGGCGGCCATCGTGCGGCAGGCGCAGCACGTGCTGCGCCTGCCCACCCTGTACGGCATCACGTCGCTGCAGAACCAGGCGTCGATCAATCTGCTCAACAAGCTGGGGCTGCGCTTCGAGCGCTTTACGCGCCGCCAGCCGGACGGCAAGGATACGAATGTCTACCGCCGTGATTTTCGTTTGGATTGA
- a CDS encoding GNAT family N-acetyltransferase yields MKEIDIRPANEADFDAMWPIFQTLVAGGDTYTFPAGTTREECHAYWFGPGVQSFVAVMGSERLLGMYKLVANQPGHGSHVANASFMVDPAAQGVGVGRLMGVHCMEEARRAGYLAMQFNFVVSTNLAAVTLWKKLGFTVVATLPLAYRHAQLGYVDAYVMYQLLTDPMQWPA; encoded by the coding sequence TTGAAAGAAATTGATATCCGCCCGGCCAATGAAGCCGATTTCGACGCCATGTGGCCGATCTTCCAGACCCTGGTCGCCGGCGGCGACACCTATACCTTCCCCGCCGGGACCACGCGCGAAGAGTGCCACGCCTACTGGTTCGGTCCCGGCGTGCAAAGCTTCGTCGCCGTGATGGGCAGCGAGCGCCTGCTGGGCATGTACAAGCTGGTGGCGAACCAGCCGGGCCATGGATCGCACGTGGCCAATGCCTCGTTCATGGTCGATCCCGCCGCGCAAGGCGTGGGCGTGGGCCGCCTGATGGGCGTGCACTGCATGGAAGAAGCGCGCCGCGCGGGCTACCTGGCGATGCAGTTCAACTTCGTCGTCAGCACCAACCTGGCCGCCGTCACCCTGTGGAAAAAGCTGGGTTTCACGGTGGTCGCCACCTTGCCGCTGGCCTACCGCCACGCGCAGCTGGGCTATGTCGACGCCTACGTGATGTACCAGCTGCTGACCGACCCGATGCAGTGGCCGGCATGA
- a CDS encoding amidohydrolase family protein — protein MDLVIRNASLPDGRRAIDIAIEGGRIAAVGPALPVTGVQEIDAAGDLVTPPFVDAHFHMDATLSYGLPRVNASGTLLEGIALWGELKPQLTQDALVERALQYCDWAVARGLLAIRSHVDICDPRLLAVEALLDVKRQVAPYLDLQLVAFPQDGILRSPGAFDNLKRAIAMGVDVVGGIPHFERTMADGAESVRLLCEFACERGLMVDMHCDESDDPLSRHIETLAFHSQRLGLQGRVTGSHLTSMHSMDNYYVSKLLPLIREAGVAAIANPLINITLQARHDTYPKRRGMTRVPEMLAAGIPVAFGHDCVMDPWYSLGSGDMLEVAHMGLHVAQMTGQQAMHECFLAVTETPAAILGLDGYGIAPGCHADLLILDCGSTVEALRLRAARRLVLRRGKVVSEAPRAQSRLHLPGRPESVNFRLGR, from the coding sequence ATGGACCTAGTCATCCGCAATGCCAGCCTGCCCGACGGGCGCCGCGCCATCGATATCGCCATTGAGGGCGGCCGCATCGCCGCCGTCGGCCCCGCCTTGCCCGTGACGGGCGTGCAAGAGATCGACGCCGCCGGCGACCTCGTCACGCCGCCCTTCGTCGACGCCCATTTCCACATGGACGCCACGCTCAGCTATGGCCTGCCGCGCGTCAACGCCTCCGGCACCCTGCTCGAAGGCATCGCCCTGTGGGGCGAGCTGAAACCGCAACTGACGCAGGACGCGCTGGTCGAACGCGCCCTGCAGTATTGCGACTGGGCCGTGGCGCGCGGCCTGCTGGCGATCCGCTCGCACGTGGATATCTGCGACCCGCGCCTGCTGGCCGTCGAAGCGCTGCTCGACGTCAAGCGGCAGGTGGCGCCGTATCTCGATTTGCAGCTGGTGGCCTTTCCGCAGGACGGTATCCTGCGCAGTCCCGGCGCCTTCGATAATCTAAAACGCGCGATCGCCATGGGCGTCGACGTGGTGGGCGGCATCCCGCATTTCGAGCGCACCATGGCCGACGGCGCGGAATCCGTGCGCCTGCTGTGCGAATTCGCTTGCGAGCGTGGCTTGATGGTCGACATGCATTGCGACGAATCGGACGACCCGCTGTCGCGCCACATCGAAACTCTGGCCTTCCACAGCCAGCGCTTGGGGCTGCAGGGCAGGGTGACGGGCTCGCACCTGACGTCGATGCATTCGATGGACAATTATTATGTGAGCAAACTGCTGCCCCTGATCCGCGAGGCGGGCGTGGCGGCCATCGCCAACCCCCTCATCAACATCACCCTGCAGGCGCGCCACGATACGTATCCGAAGCGGCGCGGCATGACGCGCGTGCCCGAGATGCTGGCCGCCGGCATTCCCGTCGCCTTCGGCCACGACTGCGTGATGGATCCGTGGTACAGCCTCGGTTCCGGCGACATGCTGGAAGTGGCGCACATGGGACTGCACGTGGCGCAGATGACGGGCCAGCAGGCGATGCACGAGTGCTTCCTGGCAGTCACCGAGACGCCGGCCGCCATCCTGGGCCTGGACGGCTACGGCATCGCGCCCGGCTGCCATGCGGACTTGCTGATCCTCGATTGCGGCTCCACGGTGGAAGCGCTGCGCCTGCGCGCCGCGCGGCGCCTGGTGCTGCGCCGCGGGAAAGTCGTCAGCGAGGCGCCGCGCGCGCAATCGCGCCTGCACCTGCCGGGGCGGCCCGAGAGTGTGAACTTCCGCCTGGGGCGCTGA
- the phaP gene encoding TIGR01841 family phasin (Members of this family are phasins (small proteins associated with inclusions such as PHA granules). Note that several different families of phasins have been named PhaP despite very little sequence similarity to each other.), producing MFPLPEQFSSAAKSQLESQLQIFSLLTSKVFESAEKIIALNLNAGKAAISQTAETAQHLLVTQDPRDFFSYSTSQAQPSIESVLAYSRQLFGIASGTQAELLATAKARLDAAAPAAATAPAPAAAKPVLAVAAPAPAAAPAAAPAPAPAAAPSPVAAKPAEVAKPAAAPAAKPEAAPAKAAEKVADKPAAKAVEAKPAAKPAAKPEAAKHAAAPAAAPAKAAAPAPAKPAAKSFPSSKPAAKPASTAGKTVPKAAVKHAPAPAAKPAAKAAPKGTPSKQLDMLGGGKGSGRK from the coding sequence ATGTTTCCGCTTCCTGAACAATTTTCCAGCGCCGCCAAGTCGCAACTGGAAAGCCAGCTGCAAATCTTCAGCCTTCTGACCAGCAAAGTCTTTGAAAGCGCCGAAAAAATCATCGCCCTGAACCTGAACGCCGGCAAGGCCGCCATCTCGCAGACGGCGGAAACGGCGCAGCACCTGCTCGTTACGCAGGACCCGCGCGACTTCTTCAGCTACAGCACCAGCCAGGCGCAGCCAAGCATCGAGAGCGTGCTGGCCTACAGCCGCCAGCTGTTCGGCATCGCCTCGGGCACGCAGGCGGAATTGCTGGCCACAGCCAAGGCCCGCCTCGATGCGGCCGCGCCAGCCGCAGCAACGGCCCCGGCTCCTGCCGCAGCCAAACCTGTCCTGGCCGTCGCGGCGCCCGCGCCCGCTGCCGCGCCTGCCGCTGCGCCTGCACCAGCACCGGCCGCGGCGCCTTCCCCCGTTGCCGCCAAGCCTGCTGAAGTAGCCAAACCTGCCGCCGCCCCGGCAGCCAAACCGGAAGCAGCGCCTGCCAAGGCGGCCGAGAAGGTCGCCGACAAGCCTGCCGCCAAAGCGGTGGAAGCCAAGCCGGCGGCCAAACCGGCAGCCAAGCCTGAAGCAGCCAAGCACGCAGCGGCACCCGCCGCCGCACCAGCGAAAGCCGCCGCGCCAGCCCCCGCCAAGCCAGCCGCGAAATCATTTCCTTCCAGCAAACCGGCCGCCAAGCCGGCCAGCACCGCTGGCAAGACCGTGCCCAAGGCCGCCGTGAAGCACGCCCCTGCGCCAGCGGCCAAGCCGGCAGCCAAGGCAGCGCCCAAGGGCACGCCATCGAAACAGCTCGACATGCTGGGCGGCGGCAAAGGCAGCGGCCGCAAGTAA